One region of Mycolicibacterium rhodesiae NBB3 genomic DNA includes:
- a CDS encoding enoyl-CoA hydratase/isomerase family protein → MSEEQVLLTSDRGGVRTLTLNRPERKNALNPRLWQELADALRDAARDTELRALVITGAGGAFCSGADIGTGEDIHPRHKLRRLTEVALALHELTVPTIAKVNGVAVGAGWNLALGCDLVVATPQSRFCQIFSKRGLSVDLGGSWLLPKLVGLQQAKRLVLLADMIDAEEARSLGLVTWIKEAGEIDAFVEELAARLAAGPPVALAQSKALLNDGANATLREALANEARAQPGNFATADSTEAYAAFAQKRDPEFTGQWAVPRSEK, encoded by the coding sequence GTGAGCGAAGAGCAGGTGCTGTTGACGTCCGACCGCGGTGGAGTACGGACGCTCACGCTGAACCGGCCCGAGCGCAAGAACGCGCTCAACCCCCGGTTGTGGCAGGAACTGGCCGACGCGTTGCGTGACGCCGCCCGCGACACCGAGTTGCGCGCTTTGGTGATCACGGGTGCCGGCGGGGCGTTCTGCTCCGGCGCCGACATCGGCACAGGCGAGGACATCCACCCCCGGCACAAGCTACGCAGACTCACCGAGGTCGCGCTCGCACTGCACGAACTGACCGTTCCGACGATCGCGAAGGTGAACGGTGTCGCCGTCGGCGCGGGCTGGAACCTCGCGCTCGGCTGCGACCTCGTCGTCGCCACACCGCAATCCCGGTTCTGCCAGATCTTCTCCAAGCGGGGTCTGTCGGTCGATCTCGGCGGATCGTGGCTGCTTCCCAAGCTGGTCGGTCTGCAGCAGGCCAAGCGGTTGGTGCTGCTCGCCGACATGATCGACGCCGAAGAGGCGCGGTCGCTCGGGCTGGTCACTTGGATCAAGGAGGCCGGCGAGATCGACGCGTTCGTCGAGGAACTGGCAGCTCGCCTCGCCGCGGGTCCGCCCGTCGCGTTGGCGCAGAGCAAGGCGCTGCTCAACGACGGAGCGAACGCCACGTTGCGTGAGGCGCTGGCCAATGAGGCCCGGGCGCAACCCGGAAACTTCGCCACCGCAGACTCGACGGAGGCGTACGCCGCGTTCGCGCAGAAGCGCGACCCGGAGTTCACCGGCCAGTGGGCAGTCCCCAGATCGGAGAAGTGA
- a CDS encoding thiolase family protein has product MRETVIVEAVRTPVGKRNGGLSDMHAADLSAIVLNALVERAGVDPEIVDDVVWGCVSQVGDQSSNIGRYSVLAAGWPEHIPGTTVNRACGSSQQALDFAVQAVMSGQQDVVVAGGVEVMSRVPLGSARATGMPYGPKVLERYADFSFNQGISAEMISQKWGFSRTRLDEYSVRSHELAAAAQDEGAFETQIMPVFTDGDPIVADEGIRRGSTVEKLAGLKPAFKEDGVIHAGNSSQISDGAAALLVMTAENAMAMGLRPLASYRAGAVTGADPVLMLTGPIPATEKVLHKAGVTIDEVGVFEVNEAFAPVPLAWLAETGADEAKLNPLGGAIALGHPLGASGAVLMTRMLNHMRDNGIRYGLQTMCEGGGTANATLVELIA; this is encoded by the coding sequence ATGCGCGAAACGGTGATCGTCGAGGCGGTGCGCACCCCCGTCGGGAAGCGTAACGGCGGGCTCTCGGACATGCACGCCGCGGACCTGTCCGCGATCGTCCTCAACGCACTGGTGGAGCGGGCGGGCGTCGACCCCGAAATCGTCGACGACGTGGTGTGGGGTTGCGTCTCACAGGTGGGCGACCAGTCGAGCAACATCGGCCGCTACTCCGTGCTCGCCGCGGGCTGGCCCGAGCACATCCCCGGCACCACGGTCAATCGTGCGTGCGGGTCGAGTCAACAGGCGCTCGACTTCGCGGTGCAGGCGGTGATGTCAGGCCAGCAGGACGTGGTCGTCGCGGGCGGTGTCGAGGTGATGAGCCGGGTTCCGCTGGGCTCGGCGCGGGCGACCGGGATGCCATACGGTCCGAAAGTCCTTGAGCGGTATGCCGATTTCTCATTCAATCAGGGCATCTCCGCGGAAATGATCTCGCAGAAATGGGGCTTCTCGCGAACGCGGCTCGACGAGTATTCCGTGCGCTCGCATGAACTGGCCGCGGCCGCGCAGGACGAGGGTGCGTTCGAAACCCAGATCATGCCCGTGTTCACCGATGGCGATCCCATCGTCGCCGACGAAGGCATACGGCGGGGGAGCACCGTCGAGAAGCTCGCCGGTCTCAAGCCGGCATTCAAGGAGGACGGCGTCATCCATGCCGGTAACTCGTCGCAGATCTCCGACGGTGCCGCCGCACTGTTGGTGATGACCGCGGAGAACGCGATGGCCATGGGATTGCGACCGCTCGCGAGTTACCGTGCCGGTGCGGTCACCGGGGCCGACCCGGTGCTGATGCTGACCGGTCCGATCCCCGCCACGGAGAAGGTGCTGCACAAGGCCGGTGTCACCATCGACGAGGTCGGCGTGTTCGAGGTCAACGAGGCGTTCGCCCCGGTGCCGCTGGCGTGGCTGGCAGAAACGGGCGCCGACGAGGCGAAGCTCAACCCGCTCGGCGGGGCGATCGCGCTCGGCCACCCGCTTGGCGCATCGGGGGCGGTCCTGATGACCCGAATGCTGAACCACATGCGTGACAACGGAATTCGATATGGACTGCAGACGATGTGCGAAGGAGGCGGTACGGCCAACGCCACCTTGGTGGAACTCATCGCCTAG